In Aegilops tauschii subsp. strangulata cultivar AL8/78 chromosome 3, Aet v6.0, whole genome shotgun sequence, one genomic interval encodes:
- the LOC109740909 gene encoding fra a 1-associated protein, with translation MGWRWHDDGEGDRGRGGLGDIPDLAGRGGGEGAHVGTRRVVQSRCHTEEVEPGRFVRKCEKTEQLLRDCVGRPSELVESKTENTEEDVADEMTGGASRSLGFPTKEPFAFPGLRSDIEAIEKGFGSFLDEAERMTNEFFKSFGFPPIHDGDSRPFPRQPAERHIGEGTAKKPNENEYSEFGSQITDV, from the exons ATGGGTTGGCGTTGGCACGACGACGGCGAGGGCGACCGTGGCCGCGGCGGGCTCGGCGACATCCCCGACCTCGCCggccgaggcggcggcgagggggcgcACGTCGGCACGCGCCGGGTGGTGCAGTCCCGCTGCCACACGGAGGAGGTGGAGCCCGGCCGCTTCGTCCGCAAGTGCGAGAAGACCGAGCAGCTCCTCCGCGACTGCGTCGGCAG GCCTTCTGAACTGGTGGAGTCGAAAACTGAGAACACCGAAGAAGATGTCGCAGATGAAATGACCGGTGGTGCCTCGCGTTCTCTTGGCTTCCCAACAAAAGAGCCCTTTGCATTTCCAGGACTTCGCAGTGACATAGAAGCTATTGAGAAAGGCTTCGGTAGCTTTCTGGATGAagctgagcggatgaccaacgaATTCTTCAAATCTTTTGGATTTCCACCCATTCATGACGGGGACTCGAGACCATTTCCTAGGCAACCTGCAGAGAGGCATATTGGGGAAGGTACTGCGAAGAAGCCC